One genomic region from Paramicrobacterium agarici encodes:
- a CDS encoding ComEC/Rec2 family competence protein — MRLLAPAAFAWIAALLAIGLQAAFTTWAVCASVACLITVWCVVRHRGGPAALLAVSLAAAAFVSFSASLGAEQRRPDAIIDAAARDAATDIVATIDGLAQTTDRGPAHVRVKATATEVDGVAVRIPVTLFGSADRDKLAIGSSVTATGQIILTGPTDDSSALVFVDERLTVSAAPPWYLAWAHDMRRNFVDLCSSLPGAGGRLLPGLAVGDTSAVGVELDAAMKTSSLSHLTAVSGANCAIVVAFGIMLLARFGAGRLLRVTAALVVLAAFVILVTPQSSVIRASIMVSLALIVQLTGRPSGGVPALAASVVLMLAIDPWFAYDAGFALSVLATAGLLLLTRPLATALSRVLPSGISMVIAVPLAAQLACQPILILLSSSISLYGVAANILAAPAAPLATVVGLLACVVTPVVPVVATMLAWIAYLPAAWIAGVATVTSALPAATIPWIPGVLGALLLAGATCLACTFAFVPRWRTHLVGRSILACLCVCIGIYGGTVAAPALSTSLHRPRDWIVAACDIGQGDAVLLRAGGGVILVDTGPDPKLVSACLDTLGIERIDLLVLTHYDADHAGGVRGIAERTERAFVQAVHDEAGERATQELRAAGAHVEIVTAGVSGTVGNIDYSVIWPESRELTGNAGSLVLDAAIDSVDIILLGDLGEDEQRAVLSGMPATGYADIVKVAHHGSPDQSAELYRQLGATLAVISVGADNTYGHPDEKTLDELTAAGSRTLRTDLRGMILISTRNGDFEVWSQKSVGDSGGG; from the coding sequence ATGAGACTTCTCGCCCCGGCGGCCTTCGCGTGGATAGCGGCTCTCCTGGCAATCGGGCTTCAGGCCGCTTTCACTACATGGGCGGTGTGCGCCAGCGTCGCTTGCCTGATCACCGTATGGTGCGTAGTTCGGCATCGTGGCGGGCCGGCAGCTCTTCTCGCCGTTTCGCTGGCTGCCGCTGCATTCGTCAGTTTCTCTGCCTCTCTTGGCGCCGAGCAGCGCCGCCCTGACGCGATCATCGACGCCGCGGCACGGGATGCGGCCACCGACATCGTTGCGACGATCGACGGCCTCGCGCAGACCACGGATCGTGGTCCGGCACACGTTCGGGTGAAAGCAACGGCGACCGAGGTCGACGGCGTTGCGGTCCGCATTCCGGTGACGCTCTTTGGCTCAGCAGATCGGGACAAGCTTGCGATCGGGAGCTCCGTCACGGCGACGGGCCAGATCATCCTCACCGGCCCGACGGACGACTCGTCGGCACTCGTGTTCGTCGACGAACGGCTCACCGTCTCCGCTGCACCGCCGTGGTACCTCGCGTGGGCGCACGACATGCGTCGCAACTTCGTTGACCTCTGTAGCAGCCTTCCTGGAGCAGGGGGCCGCCTTCTTCCCGGTCTCGCTGTTGGAGACACAAGCGCGGTCGGCGTCGAGCTTGACGCCGCGATGAAGACTTCGTCGTTGAGTCACCTTACAGCGGTCTCCGGCGCGAACTGCGCGATCGTCGTCGCGTTCGGCATCATGCTCCTTGCACGTTTCGGCGCCGGCCGTCTGCTGCGCGTCACAGCGGCTCTCGTGGTTTTGGCGGCGTTCGTCATTCTCGTCACACCGCAGTCCAGCGTCATTCGCGCGTCGATCATGGTCTCTCTCGCTCTGATCGTTCAGCTCACAGGCCGACCGTCCGGCGGCGTACCCGCACTTGCTGCGAGCGTCGTCCTCATGCTGGCCATCGACCCTTGGTTCGCGTACGACGCCGGTTTTGCGCTCAGCGTGCTCGCCACAGCGGGTCTTCTGCTTCTTACGCGTCCCCTCGCCACAGCCCTCAGTCGCGTACTGCCTTCGGGAATCTCGATGGTGATCGCCGTTCCGTTGGCTGCTCAGCTCGCATGCCAGCCGATTCTGATTCTCCTCTCAAGTTCCATCAGCTTGTACGGTGTCGCTGCGAACATCCTCGCGGCGCCAGCTGCACCTCTCGCGACGGTCGTTGGTCTTCTCGCCTGCGTCGTGACCCCAGTGGTCCCCGTCGTGGCGACGATGCTCGCGTGGATCGCCTATCTTCCCGCCGCCTGGATCGCCGGAGTCGCGACCGTGACTTCTGCTTTGCCCGCGGCGACGATTCCCTGGATTCCCGGTGTGCTCGGCGCCCTGCTGCTCGCTGGAGCGACGTGTCTCGCGTGTACTTTTGCCTTCGTGCCGCGATGGCGTACTCACTTGGTGGGGAGAAGCATCCTCGCGTGTCTCTGCGTGTGCATTGGCATCTACGGCGGGACGGTCGCTGCACCGGCGCTGTCGACGAGCCTTCACCGTCCGCGGGACTGGATCGTTGCCGCGTGCGATATTGGCCAGGGCGACGCCGTGCTCCTCCGCGCCGGGGGCGGCGTGATTCTGGTGGACACGGGACCGGATCCGAAACTGGTCTCGGCGTGCCTGGACACTCTAGGGATCGAGAGAATCGACCTGCTCGTGCTGACGCACTATGACGCAGACCATGCGGGAGGAGTGCGCGGAATCGCAGAACGCACAGAACGGGCGTTCGTTCAGGCCGTGCATGACGAGGCGGGGGAACGTGCGACACAGGAGCTCCGGGCAGCGGGTGCGCATGTCGAGATTGTGACGGCTGGTGTCAGCGGCACGGTCGGAAACATCGATTACTCAGTGATCTGGCCAGAATCCCGCGAACTGACCGGGAATGCGGGAAGCCTCGTTCTCGACGCCGCTATTGACAGCGTTGACATCATTCTTCTCGGCGATCTCGGTGAAGACGAGCAGCGGGCCGTGCTTTCCGGGATGCCGGCCACCGGATACGCGGACATCGTGAAGGTCGCCCACCATGGGAGCCCAGACCAGTCCGCGGAGTTGTACCGACAGCTCGGAGCGACACTCGCCGTCATTTCGGTGGGAGCGGACAACACGTATGGCCACCCGGACGAGAAGACGCTCGATGAGCTGACCGCGGCAGGTTCCCGTACTCTTCGCACCGATCTGCGCGGCATGATCCTGATCTCGACGCGCAACGGCGACTTTGAGGTGTGGTCGCAGAAATCGGTCGGTGACAGTGGCGGCGGATAA
- the leuS gene encoding leucine--tRNA ligase — protein MSHEQTTHGTAEKYDFAAIQEKWLPVWDELKPFAVDDASDTRPRKYVLDMFPYPSGDLHMGHAEAFGFGDIVARYWRQRGFNVLHPIGWDSFGLPAENAAIKRGIDPRGWTYSNIAQQKASFRIYAPSFDWSRELHTSDPEYYRWNQWLFLKLYEKGLAYRQESPVNWCPNDQTVLANEQVVDGHCERCGAAVTKRNLTQWYFRITDYADRLVDDLGQLEEQWPARVLSMQRNWVGRSAGADVEFRIEGRDEPVTVYTTRPDTLHGVTFMVVAPDSALAAELAAGSTAEVCTSFEAYLEKTRAESDIDRLSTEREKTGVFLDRYAVHPLTGDRLPIWAADYVLADYGHGAIMAVPAHDQRDLDFARTFDLPVRIVVQPEASDATDLDPAVTGEALVGDGHLINSGEYDGLTKAEAIDHVTEKLEDSGVGRAAKNYRLRDWLISRQRYWGTPIPIIHCSECGEVPVPEDQLPVELPSAEGLDLKPKGTSPLGAADDWVNVACPRCGGPAKRDSDTMDTFVDSSWYYLRYLSANDDTRAFDVSEVEKWAPVDQYVGGVEHAILHLLYSRFITKVLFDLGFVTFTEPFTSLLNQGQVILNGAAMSKSKGNLVEFAGELRDYGADALRVTLAFAGPPEDDIDWADVSPAGSSKFLARAWRIAHDVSSDAGIDTASGDVALRRQVHRFWADAPGLVESYKFNVLIARLMELVNVTRKTIDSGGGAADPAVREAGEAIALALNVVAPYTAEDMWSMLGHEPTVANVPWRDADPSLLVQEEVTAVVQVNGKVRGRLQVDPAIAPDELERRAREDVNVLRAIGAKEITNVIVRAPKIVSIATAK, from the coding sequence GTGTCCCACGAGCAGACAACGCACGGCACAGCCGAGAAATACGATTTCGCCGCGATTCAGGAGAAATGGCTTCCCGTGTGGGACGAACTCAAGCCGTTTGCCGTGGATGATGCGTCAGACACTCGCCCGCGAAAATACGTTCTCGACATGTTCCCGTACCCGTCTGGCGACTTGCACATGGGTCATGCTGAGGCGTTCGGCTTCGGTGACATCGTGGCGCGCTACTGGCGACAGCGCGGGTTCAACGTACTGCATCCCATCGGGTGGGATTCGTTCGGGCTGCCCGCAGAGAACGCTGCCATCAAGCGCGGCATCGATCCGCGCGGCTGGACGTACAGCAACATCGCGCAGCAGAAGGCGAGCTTTCGCATTTACGCGCCGTCTTTTGACTGGTCGCGCGAGCTTCACACCTCTGACCCCGAGTACTACCGCTGGAACCAGTGGCTATTTCTCAAGCTGTACGAGAAGGGACTCGCATACCGTCAGGAGAGCCCGGTCAACTGGTGTCCGAATGATCAGACCGTGCTCGCCAACGAACAGGTCGTCGACGGGCATTGCGAGCGCTGCGGCGCCGCCGTCACGAAGCGAAACCTGACGCAGTGGTACTTCCGCATCACCGATTATGCCGACAGGCTCGTCGATGACCTCGGTCAACTCGAAGAGCAGTGGCCGGCGCGGGTCCTCTCGATGCAGCGCAACTGGGTCGGGCGCTCGGCCGGCGCGGACGTCGAATTCCGCATTGAGGGACGCGACGAACCGGTCACGGTATACACGACGCGACCCGACACGCTCCACGGCGTCACGTTCATGGTCGTGGCTCCGGACTCTGCCCTCGCCGCCGAGCTCGCGGCAGGCTCGACAGCTGAAGTCTGCACGTCCTTTGAGGCCTACCTCGAGAAGACGCGCGCCGAGAGCGACATCGACCGGCTCTCGACGGAACGGGAGAAGACGGGCGTCTTTCTTGATCGCTACGCCGTTCATCCTCTGACGGGGGATCGACTTCCCATCTGGGCAGCGGACTACGTGCTCGCGGACTACGGCCACGGCGCCATCATGGCCGTGCCCGCCCACGACCAGCGCGACCTCGATTTCGCCAGGACATTCGACCTCCCTGTTCGCATTGTCGTGCAGCCCGAGGCAAGCGACGCGACTGACCTTGATCCAGCAGTGACAGGGGAAGCGCTCGTCGGCGACGGCCACCTCATCAACTCCGGTGAGTACGACGGGCTCACGAAGGCGGAAGCGATTGATCACGTCACGGAGAAGCTCGAGGACAGCGGTGTTGGTCGAGCCGCAAAGAATTACCGTCTCCGAGACTGGCTCATTTCGCGTCAGCGCTACTGGGGTACGCCGATCCCGATCATTCACTGCTCGGAGTGCGGCGAAGTTCCCGTTCCTGAAGATCAGCTTCCGGTCGAACTTCCCTCCGCCGAGGGACTCGACCTCAAACCGAAGGGCACCAGCCCGCTGGGGGCTGCTGACGACTGGGTCAATGTCGCATGTCCGCGTTGCGGAGGGCCCGCGAAGCGCGACAGCGACACCATGGACACCTTCGTCGACAGCTCGTGGTACTACCTGCGGTATCTCTCGGCGAACGACGACACGCGCGCGTTCGATGTTTCAGAAGTGGAGAAGTGGGCTCCCGTCGATCAGTACGTCGGCGGTGTCGAGCACGCTATTTTGCACCTGCTGTATTCACGATTCATCACGAAGGTTCTGTTCGACCTCGGGTTCGTCACGTTCACTGAGCCGTTCACCTCTCTGCTCAATCAAGGTCAGGTGATCCTCAACGGCGCGGCGATGAGCAAGTCAAAGGGGAATCTCGTCGAGTTTGCCGGTGAGCTGCGCGACTACGGTGCCGATGCGCTCCGAGTGACCCTCGCATTCGCAGGTCCGCCAGAGGACGATATCGACTGGGCAGACGTGTCACCCGCGGGATCATCGAAGTTCCTTGCTCGCGCGTGGCGGATCGCCCACGACGTCTCGAGTGACGCCGGCATCGACACGGCATCGGGAGACGTGGCATTGCGCCGCCAGGTTCATCGATTCTGGGCCGACGCGCCCGGGCTTGTCGAGTCCTACAAATTCAATGTGCTCATCGCCCGGCTCATGGAGCTCGTGAACGTCACGAGAAAGACGATCGATTCTGGTGGCGGTGCGGCAGACCCCGCGGTGCGCGAAGCGGGCGAGGCCATCGCACTCGCGCTGAATGTCGTCGCTCCGTACACGGCCGAGGACATGTGGAGCATGCTCGGTCACGAGCCGACGGTGGCGAACGTGCCCTGGCGCGATGCGGACCCGTCGCTTCTCGTTCAGGAGGAAGTGACGGCAGTCGTTCAGGTGAACGGCAAAGTGAGGGGCCGCCTGCAGGTAGACCCGGCGATTGCTCCTGATGAGCTTGAGCGACGTGCGCGCGAGGACGTCAATGTCCTTCGCGCGATCGGTGCAAAGGAGATCACGAACGTCATCGTTCGCGCTCCCAAGATCGTGAGCATCGCCACCGCGAAATAG
- a CDS encoding DUF1990 family protein: MRRSNFEDQPTDYAAVGATQAADLLQYPPDGYAPYEDSIKIGSGDERFAAASASVLSWEVLRLAGITVSDIERGSGDAYQAVRFAEDGTPLGRGTERTEDRFASDGTPYITSGTTAVLSGRVGSYSVRGHVRVVYVVEDPRRVAFAFGTVSGHSISGEESFAIEHRDDDSVWFTVRAFVRPVGVFYKVFPFLLLRRRKRLSSQYLRALSPAWASDVRE; the protein is encoded by the coding sequence ATGCGCCGGTCCAATTTCGAAGACCAGCCAACGGACTACGCGGCCGTCGGAGCGACACAGGCCGCCGACCTGCTGCAGTACCCGCCCGACGGGTACGCGCCGTATGAAGATTCCATCAAGATCGGAAGCGGCGACGAACGGTTCGCCGCGGCATCCGCTTCTGTGCTCTCGTGGGAGGTTCTTCGGCTCGCGGGCATCACTGTCTCGGACATTGAACGCGGATCGGGCGATGCCTATCAGGCTGTTCGCTTTGCGGAGGACGGCACGCCGCTGGGACGCGGCACCGAACGCACCGAAGACCGGTTCGCGTCCGATGGCACGCCGTACATCACGTCGGGTACGACCGCAGTGCTCTCTGGGCGCGTCGGCTCGTATTCCGTGCGGGGACACGTGCGCGTCGTGTACGTCGTTGAAGATCCGCGCCGTGTTGCGTTCGCCTTCGGTACCGTCAGCGGGCACTCGATCAGCGGTGAGGAGTCGTTCGCCATCGAGCACCGAGACGATGACAGCGTGTGGTTCACCGTGCGAGCATTCGTCAGGCCCGTCGGGGTGTTCTACAAGGTCTTTCCCTTCTTGCTTCTGCGCCGCCGGAAGCGACTTTCCTCGCAGTACTTGAGGGCGCTTTCGCCGGCCTGGGCGAGCGACGTGCGCGAGTAG
- the hemW gene encoding radical SAM family heme chaperone HemW encodes MPSELPLGALAPSDGRLPLSAAVGSDARDLGMYVHVPFCRVRCGYCDFNTYTATELRGARQVDYADEALDEVRLAGRVLADLGAAPRTLSTVFFGGGTPTLLPARDLGRMLSGIREEFGLAAEAEVTTEANPDSVDERYLEELAAAGFTRVSFGMQSAVPHVLATLERTHDPARIPDVVAAARNVGLDVSLDLIYGTPGESLDDWKRSLEHAIQQRPDHLSAYALIVEDGTKLARQIRRGEVGSPDDDLEADMYELANDMLAEGGFGWYEVSNWSTSREHRSRHNLSYWTGQDWWGIGPGAHSHVGGVRWWNVKHPAAYASRLAQSESPAAGREVLDDETRRMERILLETRIRNGLPIDVLSPTSRHVVAELIADELVNAEAALRGRVVLTVRGRLLADAVVRRLTD; translated from the coding sequence GTGCCGTCAGAACTGCCTCTCGGAGCTCTCGCGCCGTCCGACGGCAGACTCCCGCTCTCAGCCGCCGTAGGGTCGGACGCGCGGGACCTGGGCATGTACGTGCACGTTCCGTTCTGCCGTGTGCGTTGCGGGTACTGCGATTTCAATACGTACACGGCCACAGAGCTCCGTGGCGCCCGCCAGGTCGACTACGCGGATGAGGCGCTTGATGAAGTGCGTCTGGCAGGACGCGTGCTCGCCGATCTCGGCGCGGCTCCGAGGACTCTCTCCACGGTGTTCTTCGGTGGTGGAACGCCGACGCTTCTCCCGGCGCGGGACCTGGGGCGGATGCTGTCGGGAATCCGCGAAGAGTTCGGGCTCGCCGCTGAGGCAGAGGTTACGACGGAAGCGAACCCAGACAGCGTCGACGAGCGCTACCTCGAAGAACTGGCGGCTGCTGGCTTCACGAGGGTTTCGTTCGGCATGCAATCGGCCGTTCCTCACGTTCTCGCAACGCTGGAGCGCACGCACGATCCGGCGCGGATCCCTGATGTGGTGGCAGCTGCGCGCAATGTCGGACTCGATGTGAGTCTCGATCTCATCTACGGGACGCCGGGGGAGAGCCTTGACGATTGGAAGCGCTCGCTCGAGCACGCGATTCAGCAGCGCCCAGACCATCTCTCCGCCTATGCGTTGATCGTCGAGGACGGCACGAAGCTCGCGAGGCAGATTCGGCGAGGCGAGGTTGGAAGCCCCGACGACGATCTCGAGGCCGACATGTACGAGCTTGCCAACGACATGCTGGCTGAGGGCGGCTTTGGCTGGTACGAAGTCAGTAACTGGTCAACGTCACGCGAGCATCGGTCGCGGCACAATCTTTCCTACTGGACCGGACAGGACTGGTGGGGAATCGGGCCTGGTGCACACAGTCACGTCGGCGGTGTTCGCTGGTGGAACGTCAAGCACCCGGCGGCGTATGCCAGCCGTCTTGCTCAATCAGAATCGCCGGCTGCAGGTCGCGAGGTTCTCGACGACGAGACCCGCCGCATGGAGCGCATACTCCTCGAAACGCGCATCAGGAACGGGCTGCCGATCGATGTGCTCAGCCCGACGTCGCGACACGTTGTCGCCGAACTCATCGCCGACGAACTCGTGAACGCAGAAGCCGCCCTTCGCGGCCGCGTTGTGCTGACCGTGAGAGGGCGGCTCCTGGCTGACGCCGTCGTTCGGCGTCTCACTGATTGA
- a CDS encoding helix-hairpin-helix domain-containing protein, which produces MQERAELSRRARRPKRARLGAGVAVLLMLAGLAAAVVVALVQQGDHVSTVAPRASASNVPVTIYVHVLGAVHTPGLYQLNDGARVMDAVAAAGGLTDAADETAINLARFVSDGEQVRVPTEGETEEQDGTDAQGRVNLNTATSEELEALPRIGPSLAARIIAWREENGGFRSVDDLRNVSGIGEKTFASLKDLVTI; this is translated from the coding sequence ATGCAGGAGCGGGCCGAACTATCGCGACGCGCCCGACGTCCGAAGCGAGCGCGCCTTGGAGCAGGAGTCGCGGTCTTGCTCATGCTCGCCGGGCTCGCCGCTGCCGTCGTCGTCGCTCTTGTGCAGCAAGGCGATCACGTCTCGACGGTCGCTCCTCGAGCGTCAGCGTCGAACGTTCCGGTGACGATCTACGTTCACGTTCTTGGCGCTGTTCACACGCCAGGGCTATACCAGCTGAACGATGGTGCACGGGTGATGGATGCTGTCGCGGCAGCCGGCGGGCTGACAGACGCCGCCGATGAGACAGCGATCAATCTCGCTCGGTTTGTCAGCGACGGCGAGCAGGTGCGCGTTCCGACGGAGGGAGAGACCGAAGAGCAGGATGGCACCGATGCACAGGGCCGTGTAAATCTGAACACCGCAACGTCCGAAGAGTTGGAGGCACTTCCCAGAATCGGCCCATCGCTTGCTGCGCGCATTATCGCGTGGCGCGAAGAGAACGGCGGTTTCCGTTCTGTCGATGACCTGCGTAACGTCTCTGGAATCGGCGAGAAGACGTTCGCGTCGCTCAAAGATCTCGTGACGATCTGA
- the rpsT gene encoding 30S ribosomal protein S20 yields MANIKSQIKRIGTNLKAQERNRQVKSELKTLVRATREAVEAGDKDKASNAFALASKKLDKAVSKGVIHKNQAANRKAGLAQKVNAL; encoded by the coding sequence GTGGCAAACATTAAGTCGCAGATCAAGCGAATCGGCACCAACCTCAAGGCGCAGGAGCGCAACCGACAGGTCAAGAGCGAGCTCAAGACTCTCGTTCGCGCAACGCGCGAGGCGGTCGAAGCTGGCGACAAGGACAAAGCGAGCAACGCGTTCGCTCTCGCGTCGAAGAAGCTCGACAAGGCCGTGAGCAAGGGCGTCATTCACAAGAACCAGGCGGCGAACCGCAAGGCCGGTCTCGCCCAGAAGGTGAACGCCCTCTAA
- the lepA gene encoding translation elongation factor 4, whose translation MSPRAAVALEPAATDPAFIRNFCIIAHIDHGKSTLADRMLHLTGVVADRDMRAQYLDRMDIERERGITIKSQAVRMPWAKDGETYALNMIDTPGHVDFTYEVSRSLAACEGALLLVDAAQGIEAQTLANLYLALENDLEIIPVLNKIDLPAADPDKYAAELANLIGGSPDDVLRVSGKTGAGVDELLDRVVGTVPPPAGDENAPARAMIFDSVYDSYRGVVTYVRMVDGDLRPRQKVQMMSTNATHELLEIGVSSPEPTPSAGLGVGEVGYLITGVKDVRQSRVGDTITDAKTSAAEPLPGYTDPKPMVFSGLYPIDGADYPDLRDALDKLKLSDAALVYEPETSVALGFGFRCGFLGLLHLEIVSERLRREFGLDLIATAPSVTYEVVTEDQRSVIVTNPSEFPEGKISSVSEPVVKVGVIAPKEYVGAIMELCQSRRGSMLGMEYLGEERVEIRYSMPLGEIVFDFFDHLKSRTQGYASLDYEPMGEQEADLVKVDILLQGDQVDAFSAIVHREKAYAYGVLMTERLKKLIPRQQFEVPVQAAIGSRIIARESIRAMRKDVLAKCYGGDISRKRKLLEKQKEGKKRMKMVGRVEVPQEAFIAALSGDTESKKDKK comes from the coding sequence TTGAGCCCCAGAGCAGCCGTGGCCCTCGAGCCCGCCGCTACCGACCCTGCATTCATTCGCAACTTCTGCATCATCGCGCATATCGACCACGGAAAATCGACACTCGCCGATCGCATGCTGCACCTGACCGGCGTCGTGGCCGATCGGGATATGCGCGCCCAGTACCTCGATCGAATGGATATCGAGCGCGAACGAGGCATCACCATCAAGAGTCAAGCGGTGCGCATGCCGTGGGCCAAAGACGGCGAGACGTACGCCCTGAACATGATCGATACGCCGGGTCACGTGGACTTCACCTACGAGGTATCGCGCTCACTCGCCGCGTGCGAAGGAGCGCTCCTGCTCGTCGATGCAGCACAGGGAATCGAGGCACAGACGCTCGCGAACCTCTACCTGGCTCTCGAGAACGATCTCGAGATCATCCCGGTTCTGAACAAGATCGACTTACCGGCCGCGGATCCTGACAAGTACGCTGCCGAGTTGGCGAACCTCATCGGCGGATCACCGGACGATGTTCTGCGCGTCTCGGGCAAGACCGGGGCAGGGGTCGATGAGCTTCTCGACCGCGTCGTCGGCACCGTGCCCCCTCCGGCGGGAGACGAGAACGCTCCAGCACGCGCCATGATCTTCGACTCGGTGTACGACAGCTACCGCGGCGTCGTCACGTACGTGCGAATGGTTGACGGCGACCTGCGCCCACGACAGAAGGTGCAGATGATGTCGACGAACGCGACTCATGAGCTCCTCGAGATTGGCGTGTCTTCGCCTGAGCCCACGCCGAGCGCTGGGCTCGGCGTTGGAGAGGTGGGCTACCTCATCACTGGGGTCAAAGATGTACGGCAATCCCGCGTGGGCGACACCATCACCGATGCGAAGACGTCTGCGGCCGAGCCGCTTCCCGGATACACCGATCCGAAGCCTATGGTGTTCTCGGGACTGTACCCAATTGACGGGGCGGACTACCCGGATCTGCGAGACGCCCTCGACAAACTCAAACTGTCGGATGCCGCGCTCGTGTACGAGCCCGAGACATCCGTCGCGCTTGGATTCGGCTTTCGGTGCGGGTTCCTCGGGCTGCTGCACCTTGAGATCGTGAGTGAGCGACTCAGACGCGAGTTCGGGCTTGATCTGATCGCGACAGCGCCCAGCGTCACCTACGAGGTCGTCACTGAAGATCAGCGCTCGGTGATCGTGACTAACCCCAGCGAGTTCCCCGAGGGCAAGATCAGTTCGGTATCAGAGCCCGTGGTCAAAGTGGGCGTCATCGCACCGAAGGAGTACGTCGGCGCGATCATGGAGCTGTGCCAGTCGCGTCGCGGAAGCATGCTCGGTATGGAATATCTCGGTGAAGAGCGCGTCGAGATTCGATACAGCATGCCCCTCGGCGAGATCGTCTTCGACTTCTTCGATCACCTGAAGAGCCGTACCCAGGGCTACGCGTCGCTCGATTACGAGCCGATGGGGGAGCAGGAGGCGGACCTCGTCAAGGTCGACATTCTGTTGCAGGGTGACCAAGTGGATGCTTTCAGCGCGATCGTTCATCGCGAAAAGGCCTACGCATACGGCGTGCTGATGACGGAGAGGCTCAAGAAACTCATTCCGCGTCAGCAGTTCGAAGTTCCCGTGCAGGCCGCGATTGGATCGCGTATCATCGCTCGCGAGTCGATCCGCGCCATGCGGAAGGACGTTCTCGCGAAGTGCTACGGCGGCGATATCTCGCGAAAGCGCAAACTGCTTGAAAAGCAGAAAGAGGGCAAGAAGCGCATGAAGATGGTGGGTCGTGTCGAGGTGCCTCAAGAGGCCTTCATCGCTGCGCTGAGCGGTGACACAGAGTCGAAGAAAGACAAGAAATAG
- the holA gene encoding DNA polymerase III subunit delta, protein MAATRRGATAKSSAKIPQLPWHDVRPAPVVLVSGPQDLFADRAIKGLRDFLRAEDPSLEINDIEAAAYQPGELVTLASPSLFAEPRLIRVSGVEKCTDAFLSEAIEYLAAPAESAYLVLRHAGGMRGKKLLDAVRAASGAAIEIVCNDIKKDAEKFDFAKAEFARANKRITPGALRQVVSAFSDDVAELAAACQQLIADSADQITEGVVDRYYGGRVETTAFAVADIALAGRTAEALVGLRHALDSGADPVPVVAAFAMKVRAMAKVANAHGSSAQLASSLGMAPWQVDRARRDARGWTDEGLGRAILALAEADAAVKGAERDPVFAVERLIGVIASRGGV, encoded by the coding sequence GTGGCAGCGACACGACGCGGCGCGACGGCGAAAAGCTCGGCGAAGATTCCCCAGCTCCCCTGGCACGACGTTCGTCCGGCCCCCGTCGTCCTTGTGTCAGGGCCGCAAGACCTCTTCGCCGATCGCGCGATCAAGGGACTTCGCGACTTTCTGCGTGCCGAAGACCCCAGCCTCGAGATCAATGACATTGAGGCGGCGGCCTATCAGCCTGGCGAGCTCGTGACGTTGGCGAGTCCGTCGCTCTTCGCAGAGCCTCGTCTCATTCGAGTGAGCGGCGTCGAAAAGTGCACTGACGCGTTTCTGTCCGAAGCGATTGAGTACCTCGCAGCACCTGCCGAGAGCGCGTACCTGGTTCTGAGGCACGCCGGCGGCATGAGGGGAAAGAAGCTCCTCGACGCCGTGCGTGCCGCGTCAGGCGCAGCAATCGAGATCGTCTGCAACGACATCAAGAAGGATGCTGAGAAGTTCGATTTCGCCAAAGCTGAGTTCGCTCGCGCAAACAAGCGGATTACCCCCGGCGCGCTCCGCCAGGTCGTTTCGGCGTTCTCAGATGACGTCGCTGAGCTCGCGGCAGCCTGCCAGCAGCTCATCGCGGATTCGGCGGATCAGATCACCGAGGGCGTCGTCGACCGCTATTACGGAGGCCGAGTTGAGACAACGGCGTTCGCTGTCGCGGATATCGCGCTTGCCGGACGTACGGCCGAGGCGCTCGTCGGGCTACGGCACGCGCTCGATTCGGGGGCGGATCCAGTGCCTGTCGTGGCGGCGTTCGCGATGAAGGTGCGAGCGATGGCGAAGGTCGCGAACGCTCACGGCAGTTCAGCTCAGCTTGCGAGTTCGCTCGGAATGGCGCCGTGGCAGGTCGACCGTGCACGAAGGGACGCGCGCGGGTGGACTGACGAAGGACTCGGCCGAGCGATTCTCGCTCTCGCCGAGGCAGATGCTGCGGTGAAGGGCGCCGAGCGAGACCCGGTGTTTGCGGTCGAGCGTCTCATCGGCGTCATCGCGTCGCGTGGCGGGGTCTGA